The Paramisgurnus dabryanus chromosome 1, PD_genome_1.1, whole genome shotgun sequence genome includes a window with the following:
- the LOC135720518 gene encoding transforming growth factor beta-1-induced transcript 1 protein-like isoform X1 has protein sequence MDDLGVPDAPSYHLSPRIVMFDALLADLENSAFPLARCPVLLTSDPPVPTDPSASAQDSVQTRPPPPAYTPQQTVSAAMKSNGSQNSNPDKLYSTVRKPQSSRTADPSPAFSSSSALGGGLSELDHLLQELNATQFNITDEILAQFPTTKKDDKSTKCDASSAGPVKPSATSATLELDKLMASLSDFRVQSTPTTPVSPVPTPQQQAVAPPHATSGGSLDSMLGLLQSDLSRQGVSTSSKGNCSACQKPVVGQVVTALGRVWHPEHFVCSECECELGNRNFFEKDGRPYCEQDYFTLYSPHCAQCNKPILNKMVTALDKTWHPECFSCVKCSRSFGDEGFHDRDGQQYCQQCFLALFASRCQGCSQPIIENYISALNSLWHPQCFVCRECYSPFVTGSFFEYEGQPLCEAHYHQSRGSMCQACQQPILGRCVSAMGAKFHPHHLVCHFCLKPLSKGCFKEQESKPYCHSCFIKLFG, from the exons atgCTCTGTTAGCTGATCTGGAGAATTCAGCCTTCCCTCTTGCTCGCTGTCCTGTCCTGCTGACCTCTGACCCTCCAGTACCCACTGACCCCTCAGCCAGTGCTCAGGATTCTGTTCAAACCCGACCACCACCTCCAGCATACACACCGCAACAA ACTGTTTCTGCTGCAATGAAATCAAATGGATCTCAGAACTCTAACCCAGACAAACTTTACAG tACGGTACGTAAGCCGCAGTCTTCTCGTACAGCAGATCCTTCTCCAGCTTTCTCCTCCTCATCAGCATTGGGTGGAGGTCTCAGTGAACTTGATCATTTACTGCAAGAGCTCAATGCCACACAATTCAACATAACAG ATGAAATTTTGGCCCAATTCCCAACCACCAAAAAAGATGACAAGTCTACAAAGTGTGATGCATCTTCTGCTGG ACCCGTGAAACCCTCGGCTACATCTGCTACTCTGGAGCTGGACAAACTAATGGCGTCTCTGTCAGACTTCAGAGTCCAAAGCACG CCAACCACACCTGTGAGTCCTGTGCCCACTCCACAACAGCAGGCTGTAGCTCCACCCCATGCCACCTCTGGAGGTTCCTTGGACAGCATGCTGGGTCTCCTCCAGTCGGATCTGAGCAGGCAGGGGGTGTCTACATCTTCTAAAGGAAACTGTTCTGCATGTCAGAAACCAGTTGTAGGACAG gTTGTCACAGCTCTAGGACGGGTTTGGCATCCAGAACATTTTGTTTGCTCTGAATGTGAATGTGAGCTTGGAAATCGTAATTTCTTTGAGAAAGATGGTCGACCATATTGTGAACAAGATTACTTTACCCTGTACTCACCTCACTGTGCACAATGCAACAAGCCCATACTCAAT AAAATGGTGACTGCCCTGGATAAAACCTGGCACCCTGAATGCTTTAGCTGTGTGAAATGCAGTCGATCATTTGGAGATGAAG GTTTTCATGATCGTGATGGACAGCAATATTGCCAGCAGTGTTTTCTGGCGCTCTTTGCCTCTCGCTGTCAGGGTTGTTCCCAGCCCATCATTGAGAATTACATCTCGGCTCTGAATTCTTTGTGGCATCCACAGTGCTTTGTTTGTAGG gaATGCTATAGCCCATTTGTGACTGGAAGTTTCTTTGAGTATGAGGGCCAGCCCTTGTGCGAAGCCCACTACCACCAGTCCCGAGGCAGCATGTGCCAGGCATGCCAGCAGCCCATTCTGGGGCGTTGTGTCAGTGCAATGGGTGCCAAGTTTCATCCACACCATCTGGTGTGCCACTTCTGCCTGAAACCACTCAGCAAGGGCTGTTTCAAAGAACAGGAAAGCAAACCTTACTGCCATTCCTGCTTCATCAAACTCTTTGGCTAA
- the LOC135720518 gene encoding transforming growth factor beta-1-induced transcript 1 protein-like isoform X2 — protein MDDLDALLADLENSAFPLARCPVLLTSDPPVPTDPSASAQDSVQTRPPPPAYTPQQTVSAAMKSNGSQNSNPDKLYSTVRKPQSSRTADPSPAFSSSSALGGGLSELDHLLQELNATQFNITDEILAQFPTTKKDDKSTKCDASSAGPVKPSATSATLELDKLMASLSDFRVQSTPTTPVSPVPTPQQQAVAPPHATSGGSLDSMLGLLQSDLSRQGVSTSSKGNCSACQKPVVGQVVTALGRVWHPEHFVCSECECELGNRNFFEKDGRPYCEQDYFTLYSPHCAQCNKPILNKMVTALDKTWHPECFSCVKCSRSFGDEGFHDRDGQQYCQQCFLALFASRCQGCSQPIIENYISALNSLWHPQCFVCRECYSPFVTGSFFEYEGQPLCEAHYHQSRGSMCQACQQPILGRCVSAMGAKFHPHHLVCHFCLKPLSKGCFKEQESKPYCHSCFIKLFG, from the exons atgCTCTGTTAGCTGATCTGGAGAATTCAGCCTTCCCTCTTGCTCGCTGTCCTGTCCTGCTGACCTCTGACCCTCCAGTACCCACTGACCCCTCAGCCAGTGCTCAGGATTCTGTTCAAACCCGACCACCACCTCCAGCATACACACCGCAACAA ACTGTTTCTGCTGCAATGAAATCAAATGGATCTCAGAACTCTAACCCAGACAAACTTTACAG tACGGTACGTAAGCCGCAGTCTTCTCGTACAGCAGATCCTTCTCCAGCTTTCTCCTCCTCATCAGCATTGGGTGGAGGTCTCAGTGAACTTGATCATTTACTGCAAGAGCTCAATGCCACACAATTCAACATAACAG ATGAAATTTTGGCCCAATTCCCAACCACCAAAAAAGATGACAAGTCTACAAAGTGTGATGCATCTTCTGCTGG ACCCGTGAAACCCTCGGCTACATCTGCTACTCTGGAGCTGGACAAACTAATGGCGTCTCTGTCAGACTTCAGAGTCCAAAGCACG CCAACCACACCTGTGAGTCCTGTGCCCACTCCACAACAGCAGGCTGTAGCTCCACCCCATGCCACCTCTGGAGGTTCCTTGGACAGCATGCTGGGTCTCCTCCAGTCGGATCTGAGCAGGCAGGGGGTGTCTACATCTTCTAAAGGAAACTGTTCTGCATGTCAGAAACCAGTTGTAGGACAG gTTGTCACAGCTCTAGGACGGGTTTGGCATCCAGAACATTTTGTTTGCTCTGAATGTGAATGTGAGCTTGGAAATCGTAATTTCTTTGAGAAAGATGGTCGACCATATTGTGAACAAGATTACTTTACCCTGTACTCACCTCACTGTGCACAATGCAACAAGCCCATACTCAAT AAAATGGTGACTGCCCTGGATAAAACCTGGCACCCTGAATGCTTTAGCTGTGTGAAATGCAGTCGATCATTTGGAGATGAAG GTTTTCATGATCGTGATGGACAGCAATATTGCCAGCAGTGTTTTCTGGCGCTCTTTGCCTCTCGCTGTCAGGGTTGTTCCCAGCCCATCATTGAGAATTACATCTCGGCTCTGAATTCTTTGTGGCATCCACAGTGCTTTGTTTGTAGG gaATGCTATAGCCCATTTGTGACTGGAAGTTTCTTTGAGTATGAGGGCCAGCCCTTGTGCGAAGCCCACTACCACCAGTCCCGAGGCAGCATGTGCCAGGCATGCCAGCAGCCCATTCTGGGGCGTTGTGTCAGTGCAATGGGTGCCAAGTTTCATCCACACCATCTGGTGTGCCACTTCTGCCTGAAACCACTCAGCAAGGGCTGTTTCAAAGAACAGGAAAGCAAACCTTACTGCCATTCCTGCTTCATCAAACTCTTTGGCTAA